GCGCGTTCCGCGAACGCGCCCTACCGGGTCTCGGCTCCGTCGGCCCCGTCGTTCACGTCGGGCACCCGTGCCACCGCTTCGGGCCGCGCCCACTCCTCGCAGGCGATCCGCCGGGCCTCCACCCGCTCCAGCCACTGCACGACCGAGGCGTCCATCGGCCGTAGGAACACCCCGGGGGTGATGCCCATCCAGAAGGCCAGGACCACCATGGGCACGAGGTACCCCCACTCCAGCCCCGTGAGGTCCATTAGGCCCTTGTTCTTCTCGTTCTCCAGGGCGCCGAAGAAGACCCGCTTCACCATCCACAGCATGTAACCGGCGGCCAGGATGACCCCGGACGCGGCGAACACCGCCGCAGTCTTGGAGGCGAGGAAGGCGCCCACCATGATGAGGAACTCCCCGACGAAGCCGTTCAGGCCGGGCAGCCCGATGGAGCTCATGGTGATGACGAGGAAGACGAGCGCGTACCAGGGCATCTGCTTCGCGAGCCCCCCGAACTCCGAGATCTCCCGGGTGTGGCGGCGCTCGTAGATGACGCCGACCAGGAGGAACAGGGCGCCCGTGGAGATGCCGTGGTTGAGGCTCTGGTAGATGCCCCCCTCCACGCCCTGGATGTTGAACGAGAAGAGCCCCAGCATCACGAAACCCAGGTGGGAGACGGAGCTGTAGGCCACGAGCTTCTTCACGTCGGTCTGGACCATGGCCA
This region of Thermodesulfobacteriota bacterium genomic DNA includes:
- a CDS encoding NADH-quinone oxidoreductase subunit M; amino-acid sequence: ALVSLDLFLFYIFWEAMLIPMYFLIGVWGGGERIYAAVKFFLYTMVGSLLMLVAILSLYFLNIKAGFGATFDVLRLYEVPIAPNVQFWLFAAFALAFAIKVPMFPLHTWLPDAHTQAPTAGSVILAGVLLKMGTYGFLRFAIPLFPNAAEAFAPFMMVLAVIGIIYGALVAMVQTDVKKLVAYSSVSHLGFVMLGLFSFNIQGVEGGIYQSLNHGISTGALFLLVGVIYERRHTREISEFGGLAKQMPWYALVFLVITMSSIGLPGLNGFVGEFLIMVGAFLASKTAAVFAASGVILAAGYMLWMVKRVFFGALENEKNKGLMDLTGLEWGYLVPMVVLAFWMGITPGVFLRPMDASVVQWLERVEARRIACEEWARPEAVARVPDVNDGADGAETR